The genomic region cgttgaagcttctgacaacagggccaccagacagtccagtggtgcaccagacaggtcctgttcactgtccggtgatactattacatcacaggcgtactgaaccgcctgggacatcacagacggttttctaaccgaaccgcatGTGATGTAAGAAGTCTACCgcttatagagccaaattgtagtaGTGCAAGCCCGCCCGGTAGTATGTATGCGTCTGGTTAATTTTTACGTAACTTTACGAGAAGGTATAGAACAACTATGATGCTTCGTTGAAACACTAGATATGATAAATTCGTATTTGGTGGATCTAGAGCGTTTAAAAAACTATAGACTGAAACAAGTTTTACAAATCTGAAACTAATAACACAGCTCTACACCAAACACGCTCACCTGGCAACAACTTAAGCAAACACTTTATTTCGCAACAAGAATCTCATCAGGTGAACTTGGCCAATTCTCCAAGGAAGGCGTCCACGTGCTCCTCCTTGACACAGCGCGCCAACACGTTGGCCCCGTCCTTGTTGCATGGCAGGCACGCGACGCAGTGCGGCACCGCCATCCGGTCCAGCCAGCACATCACCCTCGCCGGCCGGCCGCCGCCGAAGTCCACTGCGTCGGCGCCGAGGTTCCGCCAGCTCGTCACGTCGAAGGCGTTGTACCCGAGCGTCACGTCGAGCTGCTCCATGGACAAACCCACACCTTCCGGCGGTTCCAGCAGGCCGCGCACGTGGCGGCGACCTTCGTCTCCGCCGGCGACCTTGTTCTTGCTGAACTGATACGGTATCGGCTGCTTAGCGCGCTTGATCAGCCTCAGGACGTCGTTGATGTCGCCGTTCGCCACCTCCCCGCTCCTCGGCACGACCACCGCCGACGTTATGCAGTTGCCGTAGTAGCCTCTCTTGGCGCCGACGTGCTTGCGCACGTTGGCTGCAAAGATGAGAGGGGCGGGGGTATCGGGGTCGGACATGATGGCGCGCGTGCGGCACTGCCAGAGGACGGCCATGACCGCCTCGAAGACGGTGCACGGGCCGCCGTCCGCGGCGGCGGCGTGGCCAGCGAATCCGGCTTTGATACGGCTGATGCACCTGGACGGAACGGTGACGTCGAGGTAGGCGAAGTCCCGTGGCTCGAGCGTGATCAGTGCCTTCTCCATGGCGTCGACGAACGGCGGCAGCTCCGGTAGGGAGTCGTCTCCGCAGCTGACCGGAAAGACGGACGGCCGGGGCAGGCCCCGCGCGAGCTCGCCGACGGCCTGCAGGAACTGCGCGAACCCCGTGCCATCGGCGACGACGTGGTTCCGCGTCACCCCGACGACGAACCCGCCGCAGGAGAACTCCGTCACCTGCACGAGCAGCAGAGGATCCGATAGACGGAATCCCTCGGCACCGAGGTCCACGGCGAGCTCCTTCAGTAGCGCCGCGAACGGCGGGTCAAAGAGCTTGACGTCTGCCAGGGAGCAGTTGGCCGACGCGGACACGAACCCCACGCCCTCGCCGGTGCAAGCGAGACGGAgctcgccgccgtcgtcgtcgtcgatcACGGCGCGGCCCGCGACCGGGGAGTAGTGCACCAGGGTGCGGGACAGAGCGCTCCGCACGGTCTCGGCGGGCCTGTGGATCGCATGGTCGAAGATGTGGAACGACGTGACGGGGAAGAAGGCGAGGGCCTTGTCAAACGACGAAAGGTTGATGATGTGCCCGGTTGTCTCTACCGCCGCCGGCGATGTCGACGGGCCGACCAGCACCAGTGAGGACTTGGTGACCGTGATGCTCATAGTTGG from Zea mays cultivar B73 chromosome 6, Zm-B73-REFERENCE-NAM-5.0, whole genome shotgun sequence harbors:
- the LOC100502499 gene encoding uncharacterized LOC100502499; its protein translation is MEKALITLEPRDFAYLDVTVPSRCISRIKAGFAGHAAAADGGPCTVFEAVMAVLWQCRTRAIMSDPDTPAPLIFAANVRKHVGAKRGYYGNCITSAVVVPRSGEVANGDINDVLRLIKRAKQPIPYQFSKNKVAGGDEGRRHVRGLLEPPEGVGLSMEQLDVTLGYNAFDVTSWRNLGADAVDFGGGRPARVMCWLDRMAVPHCVACLPCNKDGANVLARCVKEEHVDAFLGELAKFT